From the genome of Gryllotalpicola protaetiae:
GCGAACTTCGACCCGGTGTCGATCGCGCGCACCGCGCGTCGCCAGAAGCTGCCCTCCGAGGCGTCCCGCCGCTTCGAGCGCGGCGTGGACCCTGCCGTGGCCGAGGCGGCCGCGGCGCGCGTCGTGCAGCTGCTCGAGCAGCTCGCGGGCGGTCATGCGGTGGCACTGGGTGCGCGCATCCACAACGAATCGGCTCCGCAGCCGATCGAGCTGCCGAGCGGCTTCGCCACGCGGCTCGTCGGCGTCGACTACGACGACGCCGAGATCGAGCGCACGTTGACGGCGATCGGGGCGAGCGTGGTGAAGGCGGATGCCGGGTTCACGGTCACCCCGCCGAGTTGGCGCCCCGACCTCACCGACGCGGCGACCCTCGCCGAAGAGGTGGCGCGCGTGGGCGGCTACGAGCGTATCCCGAGCGTCATCCCGGTCGCGCCCCCCGGGCGCGGCCTCACCCGCGAGCAGCAGCTGCGTCGCCAGGCGGCCTGGGCGCTTGCGGGCAGCGGACTCACCGAGGTCCTGGCCATGCCGTTCCTGACGGCCGAGCAGAACAACGCGTTCGGCTCGCCGAGCGGCGAGCCGGTGCCCGCGGTTAAGCTCGCCAACGCCCTCGACGCGCGTGTGCCGTTCCTGCGCACCACGCTGCTGCCCGGTCTCATCGACATCGCGCAGCGCAACCTGTCGCGCGGGCTCACCGACCTCGCGGTCTACGAGCTCGGCCTCGTCTTCCGACCTGAAGCCGGCGTGAGCTACGGCGTCGACCGCCTGCCGATCGGGAACGCGCGCCCGGACGACGCCACGCTCGCGGCGCTCGACGCGAGCATCCCGCCGCAGCCCCGCCACGTCGCCGGCCTGTTCCTCGGCAACGCGACGCCGAAGCAGCCGGGCCATCCGGCCGTGGCGACCGGTCTCGCCGACGCGCTCGCCGCGGTGCGCACCCTCGGCGCCGCGGTGGGGGTCGAGATCTCCGTCCGCCAGGGACGCCACGCGAGCCTGCACCCGGGTCGCACCGCAGAGCTCTTCGTGGCGACAGCCGACGGCGAGGCATCCGTCGGATTCGCCGGCGAGCTGCTGCCCGCCCTCGCAGCCGAGCTCGACCTGCCGCGCATCGTCGCGGTGTTCGAGGCCGATCTGGGCGCGCTGATCGCGGCATCGCCCGAGACCCTCGAGGTCGCGCCGATCTCGTCGTTTCCGGCCGCAACGCAGGACCTCTCGCTCGTCGTGCCGCTCGCCGCGGCCGCGGGCGAGGTGCTCGCTGCGGTCGTCGAGGGCGCGGGCGAGCTGCTCGAGCACGCCCAGGTGGTCGACGACTATCGCGGCCAGGGCGTGCCCGCCGGCTGCAAGAGCCTGACTTTCGCGCTGCGCTTCCGCGCGGGCGATCGCACGCTGACGGCGTCCGAGGCGAGCGACGCCAAGCTCGCGGGTGCCGCACTCGCCGGTGACCGCTTCGGCGCGACGGTTCGCGAGTGACCCGCGGCGGCGGATATGCTGGCGGCATGACTTCCGTCCGCATCACCGTCGCCGCACGTTCGCGTGCGCGGCTCGTGCTGCGTCGACGTTTCCTGGGCGGCCGAATCTCGGCGGCGCTCGCGTAGCCGGAAGTCTGCCGGTTCCACGCAGGCGTCGCCGTGACTCAGAATCCGTCGCCGTCCAGAAATAACAAGGTGGAACCAACCATGACGTACACGGTCGCCGTCGCCGGAGCATCCGGCTACGCCGGCGGGGAGGTGCTGCGGCTGCTCGCAGGCCACCCCGATTTCGAGGTCACAACCGTGACCGCATCCTCGAACGCGGGAAAGCCGCTCGCCCTGCTGCAGCCGCATCTGCGCTCGTATGCGCACCTGATCCTGCAAGAGACCACTCCCGCCGTCCTCGCGGGCCACGACGTGGTCTTCCTCGCCCTGCCCCACGGCGCGTCGGGCGCGATCACCGCGCAACTGCCCGACGACGTCCTCGTCGTCGACTGCGGCGCCGACCACCGCCTCACCGACGAGGCGGCGTGGGCCAAGTTCTACGGCGGCGAGTTCAACGAGCCGTGGGCCTACGGGGTGCCCGAGCTGCCCGCCGCCGGCGGAAAGCTGCGCGATCGCCTCATCGGCGCCACGAAGATCGCGGCCCCCGGCTGCAACGCGAGCTCGGTCTCACTCGCGATCGCCCCCGGCATCACAGCCGGCCTCATCGACGAGGACATCGTCGCGGTCCTCGCGGTCGGGCCCTCAGGCGCAGGCAAGAACCTCAAGGTGCAGTACCTCGGCAGCGAGCTTCTCGGCTCGGCCAACCCGTACGGTGTCGGCGGCGGCCACCGGCACATCCCCGAGATCATCCAGAACCTGAAGCTCGCGGGCGCCACCGATCCGAAGGTGTCGTTCACGCCGGTCCTCGTGCCGATGGCGCGCGGCATCCTCGCGACCGTCACCGCGCCGCTCAAGGCGGGCGTAACCACGCAGCAGGTGCGGGATGCCTGGGAGGGCGCCTACGCGGGCGAGGCGTTCGTGCAGCTGCTGCCCGAGGGCACCTGGCCCCGCACCGCCGATGTCCTCGGCGCGAACACCGCGCTCATCGGCGTCACCGTCGACGAGGCGGCGAACAGGGTCGTCGCACTGATCGCGGTCGACAACCTCGTGAAGGGCACGGCGGGCGCCGCCGTCCAGTCCGCAAACATCGCGCTGGGCCTGCCTGAGGGCACCGCGCTGACCACGAACGGAGTCGCCCCGTGAGCGTCACCGCAGCAGCAGGATTCCTCGCAGCCGGCGTGCCCGCCGGGCTCAAGTCGACCGGCAGGTCCGACGTGGCGCTGGTCCGCAACGTCGGCCCCCTCCAGAACGCGGCGACCGTCTTCACGAGCAACCGGTGCCTCGCGAATCCGGTGCTGTGGAGCAAAGAGGTCATCAAGGACGGCACCGTCTCGGCCATCGTCCTCAACTCGGGCGGAGCCAACTGCTACACCGGCGCGCAAGGCTTCCAGACCACGCACGCTACGGCCGAACGCGTCGCCGAGCTGCTCGACATCTCCGCGGGCGACGTGCTGGTGTGCTCGACGGGCCTCATCGGCGAGCAGCTCGATCTCGCCAAGGTGACGGCAGGGGTGACGGATGCAGCGGCCGCGCTCGCCGGAACGCCCGCCGGCGGTCAGTCGGCGGCCGAGGCGATCATGACGACCGACACTGTGGCGAAGCAGGCTGTGCGCACCTCGCCGGCCGGCTGGACGATCGGCGGAATGGCGAAGGGCGCCGGCATGCTCGCTCCGGGCCTCGCCACCATGCTGGTCGTGATCACGACCGACGCAGTGCTCCCGAGCGCCGAGCTCGACCAGGCGCTGCGCTCAGCAACGGCGGTCACTTTCGACCGTCTCGACTCCGACGGCTGCATGTCGACCAATGACACCGTCGCTCTGCTCGGCTCCGGGGCGAGCGGCGTCACACCCGACCTCACCGAGTTCACGGCAGCCCTCACCGAGGTCTGCCAGAGCCTCGCCGAGCAGCTGCAGGGGGACGCCGAGGGGGCATCCCACGACATCGCCATCCATGTCGAGAACGCGGCGAGCGAGAGCGATGCGGTGGAGGTCGGCCGCGCGGTGGCCCGCAACAACCTCTTCAAGGCGGCGATCTTCGGCAACGATCCCAACTGGGGCCGGGTGCTCGCCGCCGTCGGCACGACCGCGGCCGAGTTCGACCCCTACGACATCGACGTGTGGTTCAACGGCGTCCGCGTCTGCGCCGCAGGCCAGCCCGACCAGCCGCGCGAGCTCGTCGACCTCACCCCGCGCGCCGTCGACATCCGCATCGATGTGAAGGTGGGCCCGGCTCGCGCGACGATCCTGACCAACGACCTCACGCACGACTACGTGCACGAGAACAGCGCGTACGCGAGCTGACGCCATGGCCGACGAAACCCTCACCACCATCAACCCGGACGACGCAGAGATCGTCGCCGCACGCGAGGCTGCGCTCGAGAAGACCGCGATCCTCATCGAGTCGCTGTCGTGGCTCGGCTCGTTCCGCGACAAGATCGTCGTCGTCAAGTTCGGCGGCAACGCGATGGTCAGCCCCGAGCTGCAGCGCACCTTCGCCGAGGACATCCTCTATCTCCACCACGTCGGGTTGAAGCCGGTCGTCGTCCACGGCGGCGGCCCGCAGATCTCATCGATGCTTGACAAGCTCGGCATCCACAGCGAGTTCAAGGGCGGCTACCGCGTCACGACGCCCGAGGCGATGGACGTCGTGCGCATGGTGCTCACGGGGCACATCAACCGCGGCATCGTCCGCTCGCTCAACGAGCTCAACCCGACGATCGCCATCGGCATGTCCGGCGAGGACGCGGGGCTGTTCACCGGCCGCAGGCGCGGCGCGATGGTCGACGGCGAGATCGTCGACCTCGGCCTCGTGGGCGACGTCGTCGCGGTGAATCCCGAGGTGATCCTGACCCAGCTCGACGCCGGGCGGATTCCCGTCGTCTCGTCGGTCGCCCCCGACGGCGACGTGGCAGGGCAGTCATTGAATGTGAATGCGGATGCCGCGGCCGCGGCCCTCGCAGTGGCCCTGCGGGCTGAGAAGCTCATCGTCCTGACCGACGTCGCCGGCCTCTATCGCGACTGGCCCGACCGCGCGTCGATGCTCACGAGCATCTCGGCGGGCGAGCTGCACGCGCTGCTGCCGAGCCTGGAGTCCGGCATGATCCCGAAGATGTCGGCGTGCCTCGACGCCGTCCAGGGCGGCGTTCCCAAGGCCGCGATCGTCGACGGCCGCATCCCTCACTCGATCCTGCTCGAGATCTTCACCCAGCAGGGCATCGGAACGGAGGTCACCGCGTGACCGAGAACAGCACGTCCGCCCCGGCGGCGTGGCAGTCCCGCTACGAGTCCGACCTGGTCGGCACCTTCGCCACCCCGCCGCTGCTGCTCGATCACGGCCAGGGCGCGTGGGTGTGGGACGCCGAGGGCAACAAGTACCTCGATTTCCTCGGCGGCATCGCCGTGAACTCGCTCGGCCACGCGCACCCCGTCCTGATCGAGGCGGTCACCCGTCAGGTCTCGCTCGCCGCGCATGTCTCGAACCTGTTCGCCTCGGCGCCGCAGCTCGAGCTCGCCGAGCGGCTGAAGCGGCTCACCGGCGCAGGCGACCAGGGCCGCGTCTTCTTCGCGAACTCGGGCACAGAGGCGAACGAAGCGGCCTTCAAGCTCGCGCGGCTGAACCGCGGTGACGGTTCGAAGACCCGCGTCCTCGCGCTGCAGAACGCTTTCCACGGCCGCACCATGGGCGCACTCGCGCTCACCGGCAAGGCCTACATGCGCGACCCCTTCCAGCCCATGGTCTCGGGTGTCGAGCACATCCCGGCGACTCTCGAGTCGCTCGAGGCGGCAATCGACGACAGCGTCGCTGCGCTCTTCGTCGAGCCGATCCAGGGCGAGGCGGGCGTGCTCGAACTCCCCGCCGGATTCTTCGCGAAGGCGCGCGAGCTCACGCAGCGGCACGGCGCACTGCTCATCGTCGACGAGGTCCAGACCGGCGCCGGCCGCACCGGGGACTGGTTCGGATTCCAGCACGAAGGCATCACGCCCGACGCGATCACCCTGGCGAAGGGCATGGCGGGCGGCGTCCCGATCGGCGCCCTGGTCACCTTCGGCGCGGCCTCCGCACTGTTCCACCGCGGCCAGCACGGCACGACGTTCGGCGGCAACCCGCTCGCGACGGCAGCCGCCAATGCGGTGCTCGGTGAGATCGAGGCGTCCGGCCTCGTCGAGAACGCCCGGGCCAGGGGCGAGCAGCTGAAAGCCGTCATCGCCGACCTCGAGTCTCCGCTCATCGCGGGCACCCGCGGCCGGGGCCTGCTCGTCGGCATCGCGCTGGCAGCACCTGTCGCCGAGGCGCTCGTCACCGCAGCCCGCGGGCAGGGCCTCATCATCAATGCGACGGGCCCCGACAGCATCCGCCTCGCCCCGCCGCTCGTGATCGGCGAGATCGAGCTCGACGAATTCCGCGCGCGCTTCGGTGCCGCGCTCCACGAGGTCGACGCGAAAGCGGAGGCCCACGAACGGAAGGTGAGCGCATGAGGCGCCATTTCCTCCGCGACGACGATGTGACGCCCGCCGAGCAGGCCGAGATCCTCGACCTCGCCGCGCGCCTCAAAGCAGACCGCTTCGCGGCGTCGCCGCTCGCCGGCCCGAAGACCGTCGCGCTCATCTTCGACAAGCCGACGCTGCGCACCCAGACGTCCTTCACGGTGGGTGTCGCCGAGCTCCAGGGCGCGCCGTTCCTGGTCGATGGAACGAAGGCGCAGATCGGCACGCGCGAGTCCGTTCCGGATGTCGCGCGGATCATCGGCCGCCAGGTCGCCGCGATCGTGTGGCGCACCTACGCGCAGTCCGACCTCGAGACGATGGCCGAATACGCGGGTGTCCCGGTCGTCAACGCTCTGACCGACGACTTCCACCCGTGCCAGATCCTCGCGGACCTGCTCACCATCGCCGAGCACAAGGGCCGTCTCGCCGGCCTCACGATGACCTACGTCGGCGACGGCGCGAACAACATGGCGCACTCGTATCTGCTGGGCGGCGCGACCGCCGGCATGCACGTCCGCATCGCCACCCCGGCGGCGTACCAGCCCGACGCGGGCATCCTCGCCGACGCCGCGCGCATCGCCGAGACGACCGGCGGATCCGTCGAGGTCCTCACCGACACGACAGCGGCCGCTGCGGGCGCAGACGTGATCCTCACCGACACCTGGGTCTCGATGGGCCAGGAGGACGAGAAGTCGGCGCGCGTCGAGGCGTTCGCGGGCTACACGGTCGATGCAGCTCTGATGGCGCAGGCGGCGCCCGAGGCGATCTTCCTGCACTGCCTGCCCGCGTACCGCGGCTACGAGGTCACGTCAGAGGTCCTCGACGGCCCGCAGTCCGTCGTCTGGGACGAGGCGGAGAACCGTCTGCATGCGCAGAAGGCCGTGCTCGCGTGGCTGCTCGAGAAGAACAAAGAGGGGTCGGATGCCTGACGACATCAACCGCGCGGGCGAGGCCGGCGCTCTCTGGGGCGGCCGCTTCGCCGACGGCCCGTCGCCCGAGCTCGCCCGCCTCAGCAAGTCCACGCAGTTCGACTGGCAGCTGGCCGGCTATGACCTGACAGGCTCGCGCGCCCACGCCCGCGCCCTGCACCGCGCCGGCTACCTCGACGACGCAGAGCTCGGCGGCATGATCGCCGCGATCGACGAGCTGCAGCGTCGCGTAGACACGGGCGAGTTCCTTCCTGCGGCATCCGACGAAGACGTCCACTCGGCCCTCGAGCGCGGTCTCATCGAGATCGCCGGCGCCGAGCTGGGTGGCAAGCTCCGCGCGGGCCGCAGCCGCAACGACCAGATCGCGACGCTGATCCGCATGCTGCTGCGCGACCACTCCGCCGTGCTCGCCGGGCTCGTCGTCGACCTCATCGACGCGCTCGCCGCGCAGGCGGAGGCGAACGCCGATGCGATCATGCCCGGCCGCACGCATCTGCAGCACGCGCAGCCCGTGCTGCTCGCGCACCACCTGCTGGCGCATTGCTGGCCGCTCGTGCGCGATCTCGAGCGGCTCGACGACTGGCGCAGACGCGCGGATGCCTCGCCCTACGGCTCGGGAGCGCTGGCCGGCAACACCCTGGGCCTGGATGCCGCCCTGATCGCCGACGAGCTCGGCTTCGCGGCGGTCGCCCCGAACTCGATCGACGCGACCGCCTCGCGCGACGTCGTCGCGGAGTTCGCCTACGTGACGGCCCAGCTCGGCATCGACCTCTCGCGCCTCGCGGAGGAGATCATCATCTGGAACACCCGCGAGTTCGGCTTCGTCACCCTCGACGACAGCTACTCGACGGGCTCGTCGATCATGCCGCAGAAGAAGAACCCCGACATCGCCGAGCTCGCGCGCGGCAAGTCGGGCCGCCTCATCGGCAACCTCACGGGCCTCCTTGCGACGCTGAAGGGCCTTCCGCTCGCGTACAACCGCGACCTCCAGGAGGACAAGGAGCCGGTCTTCGACTCGATCGATACGCTCGAGGTCCTGCTGCCCGCCTTCACCGGCATGGTCGCGACGCTGCGTTTCCACACCGACCGCATGCGCGAGCTCGCGCCTGAGGGCTATTCGCTCGCGACCGACGTCGCCGAGTGGCTCGTGAAGCAGCACGTGCCCTTCCGCGACGCTCACGAGATCACCGGCAACCTGGTGTCCTTCGCGGAGCGGCGCGGCATCGGGCTCGAGGCGGTCGACGACGTGTCTCTCGCCCAGATCTCGCCGCACCTGACACCCGAGGTCCGCGAGGTCCTCACGATCGAGGGATCCGTCGCGAGCCGCGACGGCATCGCCGGCACCGCACCCGTGCGGGTCGCCGCGCAGCGCGCCCTGCTCGCCGATCGCGTTCGTCAGGTCACCGCCCGCATCGGCGCGACTCAGGAGGCACTGTGATGGCCCGGTTCAAGCTCGACAGCACCCCGCGCCAGAAGAAGGCGATGCGCCCGTGGTTGTGGTGGTCCATCCTGAGCGTCGCGGTCGCCATCGTCGTCGCGGGCATCATCGTGACCTACGCCGTCGGCGGCCGGCTCTTCTGACGTGCCCGTCGATGCTCGGTTCACTCCAGACCGCGAGTTCTTCGCACGTCCGGCGACCGAGATCGCCCCGCTTCTGCTCGGCGCGCGGCTGACACACGAGACGGATGCCGGGGCGGTCGTGCTCCGCCTCACCGAGGTCGAGGCGTATCTGGGCGACGGCGCGGACCCCGGCTCGCACGCCTTCCGCGGTCGCACGAAGCGCAACGGCGTGATGTACGGGGAGCCCGGTTTCGTCTACGTGTACTTCACGTACGGCATGCATGTCTGCGCGAACCTGGTGTGCTCGCCGCCGGGCGCCGCAACGGCGGTCCTGCTGCGCGCCGCCGAGGTGGTCGAGGGCACCCAGCTCGCCGAGGTGCGCCGGGGTGCGGTCCCCGCGCGCGACCTCGCCCGCGGTCCGGCCCGTCTCACCGTCGCGGCGGGCATCCGCCTCGACGAGAACGGTGCGGACGCGCTCTCCGCACCGTTTGCCCTCGAACTCGAGGCGAGGCCGCCCGCCTTCGTCTCCGGCCCGCGCGTCGGGGTCTCGGGCGATGGCGGGGGAGAGGCGTTCCCCTGGAGGTTCTGGATCGCGGGCGACCCGACGGTCTCGGTCTACCGCCCGGCGAAGCCGCGCGCTACCAGACCAGGTGCGCGAGTGCCCCGCACAGCGCCGCCCACCCCAGGCTGACGAGTGTGCCGATGATGAAGCGCTCCTGCGCTTCGGAGGCCCCGAGCTCGCTGAACCGGCCGACGCCCTTGATCGCGATGATCACGGCGATCGCCTCAGGCACACCTGCGAGCAGTGAGACGGTGGTCCCGATGCGCTCGAGGATGCCGATGGTGAGGCCGCCGCGCAGCACCTCCCGCGTCTGCCCGGGCGCCGTCGCGTCCCTCGGCTCGATGAGGATCCCGCCGGCCGTGCCCTCGACCTGTCGCGTCGCGAGGGCGAGCACGGTCCGCACGGCGGGCGAGCCGCCGAAGGCCGAGATGGCGACAGCGCCGAGCGCGATCACGGCGCCCAGCACTGCCGGTCCCTGGGGGTGCGGCAGGCCGACCATAACGACGGCGACGACCAGGAAGGCTCCGGCGGCGATCGCGGCCCAGCGGCCGCCCTTCACCGCGAGCACCGAGAAGACGACCCCTCCCGCGACGACGAGTGCGAGGACGATCCAGAACAGCACCGCGACGATGATCCCGGGCCCGGCGTAGTACATCGGCTACTGCTCCTGTCGCGTCATGAGGTCGGCTTGCTCCAAGAGCCTAGTGAGACCGGGCAGCGCAGCGAGCTCCGCCTTGATGTTCGCGGCCTTCGCGCGTGCGCTCGCGGCAGGCGCTGAGATCCCGAGGCGTGCCGCGGCCTCCGCCTGCGTGCGCCCTGCGGCCAGGAGGTCGAACAGCTCCCACCCGGCATCCGACCGCCGCTCGCGCACGATGAGCAGCAGTGCGAGCAGCGACTCCGCGTCATCCGCGCGGGTGCTGCCCGCCTGTGGCTGGCTCTGACTGTGAATGGCGAGGCGGATGCCTGACTTCTTCGCCCTCGTCGCGGCGTCCCGTGCCGCGAAGAACGCCGGCCCGCTCGCTTCGCGTGTCGCGGCCGGCAGCGGCGAGCGCACTGGCCCGACCCCTATCCCGACGTGGAAGCTGCGCGTGCGGGTGAGCTGCAGCGCGAGCGCGAGGGCGGTCGCGGCGTCATCGGTGAGTGCCTGCAGCTCGTCGCCGGCGGTGCGGTCTGCCGGAAGGGCCAGCCCGGCCGCGTGCTCTCCGTTGATCCGTTCGAGCTCGGCGCTGACGAGGTCGGCGCTGCGACGCGAGTCGATCTGATCCGCGGTGATGACGAACATCGCGCTCCTTAAGCTAAAGCCTTTAACTCGTGCGATATTAAGGCTATACCTCTAACTATTCACGAGTCCAGGTGAATGCTGGAACTCTCGC
Proteins encoded in this window:
- a CDS encoding acetylornithine transaminase; the encoded protein is MTENSTSAPAAWQSRYESDLVGTFATPPLLLDHGQGAWVWDAEGNKYLDFLGGIAVNSLGHAHPVLIEAVTRQVSLAAHVSNLFASAPQLELAERLKRLTGAGDQGRVFFANSGTEANEAAFKLARLNRGDGSKTRVLALQNAFHGRTMGALALTGKAYMRDPFQPMVSGVEHIPATLESLEAAIDDSVAALFVEPIQGEAGVLELPAGFFAKARELTQRHGALLIVDEVQTGAGRTGDWFGFQHEGITPDAITLAKGMAGGVPIGALVTFGAASALFHRGQHGTTFGGNPLATAAANAVLGEIEASGLVENARARGEQLKAVIADLESPLIAGTRGRGLLVGIALAAPVAEALVTAARGQGLIINATGPDSIRLAPPLVIGEIELDEFRARFGAALHEVDAKAEAHERKVSA
- the argH gene encoding argininosuccinate lyase, with amino-acid sequence MPDDINRAGEAGALWGGRFADGPSPELARLSKSTQFDWQLAGYDLTGSRAHARALHRAGYLDDAELGGMIAAIDELQRRVDTGEFLPAASDEDVHSALERGLIEIAGAELGGKLRAGRSRNDQIATLIRMLLRDHSAVLAGLVVDLIDALAAQAEANADAIMPGRTHLQHAQPVLLAHHLLAHCWPLVRDLERLDDWRRRADASPYGSGALAGNTLGLDAALIADELGFAAVAPNSIDATASRDVVAEFAYVTAQLGIDLSRLAEEIIIWNTREFGFVTLDDSYSTGSSIMPQKKNPDIAELARGKSGRLIGNLTGLLATLKGLPLAYNRDLQEDKEPVFDSIDTLEVLLPAFTGMVATLRFHTDRMRELAPEGYSLATDVAEWLVKQHVPFRDAHEITGNLVSFAERRGIGLEAVDDVSLAQISPHLTPEVREVLTIEGSVASRDGIAGTAPVRVAAQRALLADRVRQVTARIGATQEAL
- the pheT gene encoding phenylalanine--tRNA ligase subunit beta: MRVPLSWLAEYVDLLPGSTPEDVHAALVKVGLEEEAIHRFEVTGPVVVGQVLEFVEEPQSNGKTIRWCQVDVGEANGGVRGIVCGAHNFAAGDKVAVTLPGAVLPGPFPIAARKTYGHTSDGMIASGRELGLNDEHAGILVLATLGLDPEIGADAIALLGLDDAAVEVNVTPDRGYAFSIRGIAREYSHATGAVFRDPVDQVQSDAAADGFPLAISDDAPIRGNVGASVFVARTVEGVDPTRPTPPWLAARLRLAGIRSLTLPVDITNYVMLEFGQPIHGYDLDKLAGGITVRRAQPGETLETLDGAVRKLDPEDLLIADESGAIGLAGVMGGAKTEMSDTTTRVLVEAANFDPVSIARTARRQKLPSEASRRFERGVDPAVAEAAAARVVQLLEQLAGGHAVALGARIHNESAPQPIELPSGFATRLVGVDYDDAEIERTLTAIGASVVKADAGFTVTPPSWRPDLTDAATLAEEVARVGGYERIPSVIPVAPPGRGLTREQQLRRQAAWALAGSGLTEVLAMPFLTAEQNNAFGSPSGEPVPAVKLANALDARVPFLRTTLLPGLIDIAQRNLSRGLTDLAVYELGLVFRPEAGVSYGVDRLPIGNARPDDATLAALDASIPPQPRHVAGLFLGNATPKQPGHPAVATGLADALAAVRTLGAAVGVEISVRQGRHASLHPGRTAELFVATADGEASVGFAGELLPALAAELDLPRIVAVFEADLGALIAASPETLEVAPISSFPAATQDLSLVVPLAAAAGEVLAAVVEGAGELLEHAQVVDDYRGQGVPAGCKSLTFALRFRAGDRTLTASEASDAKLAGAALAGDRFGATVRE
- a CDS encoding DNA-binding protein; protein product: MFVITADQIDSRRSADLVSAELERINGEHAAGLALPADRTAGDELQALTDDAATALALALQLTRTRSFHVGIGVGPVRSPLPAATREASGPAFFAARDAATRAKKSGIRLAIHSQSQPQAGSTRADDAESLLALLLIVRERRSDAGWELFDLLAAGRTQAEAAARLGISAPAASARAKAANIKAELAALPGLTRLLEQADLMTRQEQ
- a CDS encoding DNA-3-methyladenine glycosylase, whose translation is MPVDARFTPDREFFARPATEIAPLLLGARLTHETDAGAVVLRLTEVEAYLGDGADPGSHAFRGRTKRNGVMYGEPGFVYVYFTYGMHVCANLVCSPPGAATAVLLRAAEVVEGTQLAEVRRGAVPARDLARGPARLTVAAGIRLDENGADALSAPFALELEARPPAFVSGPRVGVSGDGGGEAFPWRFWIAGDPTVSVYRPAKPRATRPGARVPRTAPPTPG
- the argC gene encoding N-acetyl-gamma-glutamyl-phosphate reductase — protein: MTYTVAVAGASGYAGGEVLRLLAGHPDFEVTTVTASSNAGKPLALLQPHLRSYAHLILQETTPAVLAGHDVVFLALPHGASGAITAQLPDDVLVVDCGADHRLTDEAAWAKFYGGEFNEPWAYGVPELPAAGGKLRDRLIGATKIAAPGCNASSVSLAIAPGITAGLIDEDIVAVLAVGPSGAGKNLKVQYLGSELLGSANPYGVGGGHRHIPEIIQNLKLAGATDPKVSFTPVLVPMARGILATVTAPLKAGVTTQQVRDAWEGAYAGEAFVQLLPEGTWPRTADVLGANTALIGVTVDEAANRVVALIAVDNLVKGTAGAAVQSANIALGLPEGTALTTNGVAP
- the argB gene encoding acetylglutamate kinase produces the protein MADETLTTINPDDAEIVAAREAALEKTAILIESLSWLGSFRDKIVVVKFGGNAMVSPELQRTFAEDILYLHHVGLKPVVVHGGGPQISSMLDKLGIHSEFKGGYRVTTPEAMDVVRMVLTGHINRGIVRSLNELNPTIAIGMSGEDAGLFTGRRRGAMVDGEIVDLGLVGDVVAVNPEVILTQLDAGRIPVVSSVAPDGDVAGQSLNVNADAAAAALAVALRAEKLIVLTDVAGLYRDWPDRASMLTSISAGELHALLPSLESGMIPKMSACLDAVQGGVPKAAIVDGRIPHSILLEIFTQQGIGTEVTA
- the argF gene encoding ornithine carbamoyltransferase, whose protein sequence is MRRHFLRDDDVTPAEQAEILDLAARLKADRFAASPLAGPKTVALIFDKPTLRTQTSFTVGVAELQGAPFLVDGTKAQIGTRESVPDVARIIGRQVAAIVWRTYAQSDLETMAEYAGVPVVNALTDDFHPCQILADLLTIAEHKGRLAGLTMTYVGDGANNMAHSYLLGGATAGMHVRIATPAAYQPDAGILADAARIAETTGGSVEVLTDTTAAAAGADVILTDTWVSMGQEDEKSARVEAFAGYTVDAALMAQAAPEAIFLHCLPAYRGYEVTSEVLDGPQSVVWDEAENRLHAQKAVLAWLLEKNKEGSDA
- the argJ gene encoding bifunctional glutamate N-acetyltransferase/amino-acid acetyltransferase ArgJ — translated: MSVTAAAGFLAAGVPAGLKSTGRSDVALVRNVGPLQNAATVFTSNRCLANPVLWSKEVIKDGTVSAIVLNSGGANCYTGAQGFQTTHATAERVAELLDISAGDVLVCSTGLIGEQLDLAKVTAGVTDAAAALAGTPAGGQSAAEAIMTTDTVAKQAVRTSPAGWTIGGMAKGAGMLAPGLATMLVVITTDAVLPSAELDQALRSATAVTFDRLDSDGCMSTNDTVALLGSGASGVTPDLTEFTAALTEVCQSLAEQLQGDAEGASHDIAIHVENAASESDAVEVGRAVARNNLFKAAIFGNDPNWGRVLAAVGTTAAEFDPYDIDVWFNGVRVCAAGQPDQPRELVDLTPRAVDIRIDVKVGPARATILTNDLTHDYVHENSAYAS